The window GTGGAAAGTATCGCCATTGGGTATAAAGAATAGCTATTCATAATGTGTGAATCATTTATCTTATTTTAGTATACTGATGATAAGGAGTGGCTTGTCATGAAGATTAAATATACGGATAAGAGAAATTGGAGGCGTATTACTGAGAAAGACTACATCGAACGTGCTATTAATGATGATATATTCAGTGGTATTATTGCAATGATCTATGTAAAGAAAGTAAGAGAGCCATTAACGTTGACAATTGTTAATCAACAAGTGAAAGTAATTGATGATCACTACAAATGGTTACAACTTGTTCCTAATGATCATTTTTATAGTATGACGGTAATGTTCGATAATCATGATCGAATTTTGCAATATTATATTGATATTAATTATGAGAATATACCTGAGCTTGGTAATTGTAGAACGCATGATTTATATTTAGACGTGCTAGTTCTACCTGATGGACAATTTGAATTAGTCGATGAAGAAGATCTTCAACGAGCTTTAGATGATAGTCTGATTAGTCAACAAGATTTTAATACAGCAT of the Abyssicoccus albus genome contains:
- a CDS encoding DUF402 domain-containing protein, with product MKIKYTDKRNWRRITEKDYIERAINDDIFSGIIAMIYVKKVREPLTLTIVNQQVKVIDDHYKWLQLVPNDHFYSMTVMFDNHDRILQYYIDINYENIPELGNCRTHDLYLDVLVLPDGQFELVDEEDLQRALDDSLISQQDFNTAYEKANHIMDYVRNSFNEIKSQVNHAKMILDHEFQMNNKYK